In Nocardia sp. NBC_01327, the genomic stretch GCCTGGCGCTGGCCGAGGAGACCGGGTCGGCGCCAGCGGATTTCACCCCGAATATCGCTGCGGCCCTGCTCGGCGGCGTGCACCGCGCCCTCTTCGAGGAGACCGTCCGCCGCACCGTGGACGGTGCGTCCAACGATGCCATCGCGGCTGCCCTGATCGGCTATATCGGCAGCGCTTTCGACATGCTCGAGCCGTCCCTCGGCGGTTATGCGGTCCGAGCAAACTGATCGCCCTGTTTGCCGTGTCGTTGCTGTGTACTCGCTGGTGAGCGCCACATACTGAGCCGATGACCGGTGCCAGCGCGGCCGTTGCCCCCTCCGTGCCCCAGCCTTTGAGCCGGGCCCGAATCAACATCATCTTCGCGACCGTGGTGCTCGGGATGCTCATGGCGGCACTCGATTCCACCATTGTCGCCACGGCGCTGCCGACCATCGTCGCCGATCTCGGCGGCGCGGGGCATATGGCGTGGGTGGTCACCGCCTACCTGGTGGCCGAGGCGATCGCCACCGCGCTGGCCGGTAAATTCGGCGACCTCTTCGGCCGCAAACTGGTCTTCCAGCTCAGTGGCTTCATCTTCATTCTGGGTTCGGTCATCGCCGGCATGGCGCACGGTATGGACCTGCTGATCGCGGCCCGGGCGGTGCAGGGCCTGGGCGCGGGCGGGCTCATGGTCACCTCGATGGCCCTGATCGCCGATGTGATTCCGCTGCGCGAGCGCGGCCAGTACCAGGGTGCGCTGGGCGCGGTCTTCGGCGTGACCACGGTGATCGGCCCGACGCTGGGCGGCCTGTTCACCGACCACCTGAGCTGGCGCTGGTGCTTCTACGTGAACGTGCCCATCGCGATCATCATGATTGTTGTTGCGGCCCGGACGATTCCGGTTGTGCGCAATGCGATCAAGCCGATCGTCGACTACCTCGGCATCGCCCTCATCTCGATCGGCGTCACCTGCCTGATCCTCGGATTGGAGTGGGGCGGACAGGAATACGCCTGGGGCTCGGCGACGATCCTCGGCCTGTTCGCGGCCTCGGCGATCGCGCTGGCCGCGTTCGTCGCGGTGGAACTGCGGGCCGCGGAGCCCATGCTGCCGATGCGCCTGTTCCGCAGCAATGTCTTCACCGTCTGCTCGATCCTCAGCTTCATCGTCGGCTTCGCCATGCTCGGCGCGATGACGTACCTGCCCGCCTTCCTGCAGTACGTGAAGGGGGTGTCGGCGACCGCCTCCGGACTGCAGACGCTGCCGCTGGTGGTCGGCCTGTTCACCACCTCGATCATCTCCGGCACCATTGTCGGCCGGACCGGGCGCTACAAGCTCTTTCCCATCGCGGGCACGGCGATCATGGCGCTCGGCCTGTTCCTCATGTCCACCATGAACGCGAGCACCGGCTTCTGGCTGCAGTCGCTGTACATGCTGGTGCTGGGTCTGGGCATCGGCCTGGCCATGCAGGTGCTGACCATCGCGGTGCAGAACAGCGTGCCCTACTCTGATCTGGGCACCGCCACCTCCGGGGTGACCTTCTTCCGCACCATCGGCAGTGCGTTCGGCACCACCATCTTCGGCACGCTGTACGCGAACAAGATCGGCCCGAATCTCGCTGCCGCTCTGATGGAAGCGAAGGTGCCGCCGGAGGTCGCCCAGAATCCGCAGGCACTGCGCGATCTGCCGCGACCGCAGGCGCTGCCGATCATCGACGCGTACGCCACCTCCATCGACTACGTCTTCCGCTGGGTGGTGCCGGTCGCACTGCTCGGCTTCGCGATCGCGTGGTTCCTGAAGGAGGTGCCGCTGCGCGACAGTTCCCGCGGCGTCGCCTCCGATGTGGGAGAGGGATTCTCGGTCCCGGATTCCGGCGACCGCGTGGTGCAGCTGGAGCGGGCCATCGCCCCGGTCCTGCGCAAGCTTCGCGACAATGCGGTGCCGGATTCGGGAATCCTTGCGGCAGCGGGTAGTTCGCTGACCCGGGACGAGGCGTGGGCGCTCGGCCAGGTCCGCATGTACCAGCGGCTGCGCGGTTCGGCGACCGTCGGTGTCATTGCCCGAACCCATTGGGTGCCTGAGGAAATCATCGAACCGACCTACGCCAAGGCGCAGCAGGACGGCCTGCTGCGGCGTGACGGCGATGTGCTGACCCTCACCGATCGCGGCGTGCAGGAGATCGACCGGGTGCAGATCGCCTGGAAGCGCTGGATCGAAAGTCAGTTGGACGACTGGGATCTCACCGATCCGAAGGACCGCGCGCTGATGGATCAGGCCATCGACAATATCGCCACCAAACTGCTCGACGAGGCCGACCGCCCGGAGACCGCGGCCCGCTGAGTCGCCGGACGAACAGTGCCCCGCTGCGGACAACCGCAGCGGGGCACTGTGTTTCACAGCGTCAGGCGTGGACGCGGACCGGCTGCACCGGCGCCTCCCAATCGATCCGGAAGCGCTGCTCATGGCCCATCGTCTTCTCCGGGTTCATGCGCTTGAGCGCCATCGGCATGACCACACCCATGACGGCGCGGGTGACCGGGCCCGCGGCCTTGGTGTGGTTCATGCGCTTGACCCGATTGGCGACGCCCTCCACCCGCGGCCGCCGCAGCGCCTCGTAGGTGGCGAAAGCCGCTGTCGGATCATCGATATCGCGCAGGCAGCGCGCCAGCTCGATGGCGCTCTCGATGGCCATGGAGCCACCCTGCCCCGAGGTATTGCTCGGCGCGTGCACGGCATCGCCGGTGAGCACCATGCGCCCGCGGTACCAGTGCGGCACCGGCGGCATGATCTGCAGCGCACCCACCACGACCAGATCCTCGGGCTTGGTGGCGCGAGCCAGTTCGGCGCCCGGGATGTCGTCGGCGTAGACCTCGCGCAGGATGCGCAGCCACTCCCCATTGGAGACGGTGCGGGCCTCGCTCAGCGAAAGGTACTGCTCGTGCGGCAGATTCGCGCCCCATGCGATGCGGCCGTCGGGCATGGTCCAGTACAGGTAGTAGGCACGCTTGCCGAAGGCGAAGATCATATTCCCCGGCGCGAGGTCGAGCGAGCCCCCCTCGATATACGCACCGAAGCCCAGCATCCGCAGATACTGCGGCCCCGGCGCATTCGGGTCGATGAGCGTGCGCACGGTGGAGCGGATGCCGTCCGCGCCGATCAGCACATCGCCCGTGGCGCTGGTGCCGTCGGCGAAGTGCGCGGTAATGCCGTCGGCATGCTCCTCGACATCGATCAGGCGCTTGCTGTACTCGAACTGCACGCCGGCGGCGACCGCGACATCGTGCAGTGCGATGTGCAGATCGGGCCGGTCGACCAGTTGCAGCGGCTCCACCCCGGACATGCCGGGCAGCCGCAGATGCTTGTTGTTGACGGCCATCGATTGCGAGGTGATCGGCGCGGCAATGGCGCGGATCGCATCGCCGGCGCCGATGACATCCAGGGCGGCCATCCCATTGGGCGCCAGTGCGAGGTTGGAGCCGACGCCGTAGGCGGGGCCGGGGTAGGCCTCGAAGACCCGGGCTTCGATGCCCGCCTTGTGCAGTGCGGTCGCGGTGACGGGTCCGGAGATGCCGCCGCCGATGACGAGGGCGGTGCGGATGGCCGAGCGTGTTTCAGACATGGGTTGTCTCCCTTGAGACTTCGAAAGAGCAGGGTGAGATAACCCCGAATCGGAGCGCGTGCGGAGAACCCAGTTATCCTGTAGTTGCCAAACTCGGTACGAGTTCGCCTGCACGGGCGCGGATCGGGAAGGTGTTCCCGGGTCTCGGCGGTGGTGTTGCAGCACCTTCGCCGGGGCTCGGTTCTTGATCGTCCGGTATTCAGTCCGGTGGCGGCTGCGCGCCGGGCATTCCCCCCTTCACCTGTTCGACCGCTTCCGCGGGCGTGATCCCGTCGCGGTGGTAGGACCGCCACAGTTCGACCTCGGGGAAGCTGCCGTCGACGAGCGAATCGCGCAGGGCTCGCGCCCAGGCGGTCTCGGCCTCCAGCATGGTCAGCTCATAGTCTTCTTCGACCAGGAAAAGGTGCGGCACTGCACCTTTCAGAGCGGCCAGCTGCGTACGGCCGGCGGTGGACCTGGCCTCCAGCTTGGAGATACGTGCGGTGAGCAGTTCGATCACATCATCGGGCGGGAGCACCGAGACCACGGACAGCCCGGCCATGAACGGCCGCTGCTCGGGTTCCGGATCGGAGATGAGTTCTCTTGTCCAGTCGGCCAATTCGGCACGCCCGGCATCGGTGATCCGGTAGATGGTGCGTTCGGGGCGGGCGCCGTCGCGTTCACTGCCGGTGATCTCGAGAAAGCCGTGCTTGGTGAGGTTGTCCACCACGGTGTACAGCGAGCCCCACTTGACGCCCATATCGTGGTCTTTGCCGAACTCCCGCAACTTTCCGGCGATCTCGTAGCGATGCATCGGCTGGATGGCGAGCACCGACAGCACCGCCAATGCCATCAGATTCCCTACCTTGCGCTTGCGAGCCATTCTGCCCACCTCCTCTGTACTCGTCTACGAATATACGTCCACGAGTATTCGTCGACAAGTACTTGGCGCAAAGAAAAACGCACCCCGGCCGCGGGTGCGGCGGGGTGAGCATGGGAGGAGGCGGTCAGGTGGTCGCGAAGCGGGACCGCAGATAGTCGGAGGTGGGCTGATCGGCCGGGAGGAAGGCCTCCAGATGCAGCTCGGCCAGGGTGATGTCGGTGGCCGTGGCGAACGAGGTGATGGTGGTGATCAACCCCAGCTCACCGTCCTCGCTGCGCAAGCGCAGGGGTACCGCGAAGCCCAGATGGTTCGGGCCCGGATCGACCGGCGGCAGATAGCTCTCCAGCTCGGTGATGAGCGCACTGAGATCCGGATCCGGGCTGCGGGCCGCGCGATTGCGCAGGCTGTCGGTGACATGACGACCCCATTCGGGCAGATTCACCACCCGCCGTGCCAAACCGTCGGGATGCAGGGCCAGTCGCAGCACATTGAGGGGCGCCCGCAGCAGCTCCGGCGCCGCTCCCTCGGCGAGCACCTCGAAGGCCGCATTGGCCGCCACCAGCACGCCGAACGGGCGCGTCACCACCGCCGGATAGGGGAGATGGCCGTGCAGGATGGTGTCCAGCGCATGCCGCACCGCACCGAGTTCCGGTGCATCCAAAGCAGATTCGGGGAAAGCGGGCGCGTATCCGGCGGCCAGCAGCAGCCCGTTGCGCTCGCGCAGCGACAGTCCCAGCGACTCCGCCAGCCGGACCACCATGGTCCGCCCCGGATGTGAGCGCCCCTGCTCCAGGAAGCTCAGATAGCGCTGGCTGGTCTCCGCGCTGATCGCGAGATCGAGCTGGCTGATCCGCCGCCGGGTGCGCCAGTGCCGCAACTGCTGCGCGAACGGGGTCGCCGTCGTCGCCACCGCCATGATCGTCATTCCTCTACTGTGTGCGCCCCGGCGCTGCCGGGCGATTCCCTGCAGGGAATGACAAGCGCGGCCGCATGATCATTCCCTGCAGGGAATCGCGCCGCTCGCCGTCGCCGAACAGACTCTGTGGCATGAGCAATCGAGTCGACAACAACAGCCTGGCCACCCTCACCGAGCAGTACATCGCCGTCTGGAACGAGGCCGATCAGCAGGCCCGGGTCAAGCGCATCGCCGAACTGTGGACCACCGAGGGCACCCACGTGCTGGTCGATCCGCCGCAGGTCATCCGGGAAACCGCTGCCGCCCTGAACTTCCCGACCCCGTACATGTCGGTGCGCGGCCACCGTGAACTGGATGCGCGGATCACCCGGGCCTACGAAATGTTCGTCGGCTCCGGCACATTCGTCTTCCGTAGCCGTGGCGTGGCGCAGCGGCTGGCGGAGGGTGTGGTCGGCATCGGCTGGGACATGGTCGCCGCCGACGGTTCGGTGGGCGGCGCGGGCTACGACGTGCTCGCCCTGGACGAGGACGGCCGGATTCACGCCGACCACCAGTACATCGGCCCCGCATAACAGACGACGTCGCTACGACCGCCACGGCTATTTTCAGGAGAACATCATGAATGCCATTGCCTACCACCTCGATCCACTGCACGGGCTCGACGGGCTCACCACTCGCGCACAGTCGATCCCGGAGGCCGGACCGCATCAGGTCGTGGTGCGGGTGCGGGCCACCTCGCTCAATCGCCGCGACACCATGCTGATGGACGGCACCTACCCGGTGCCCTTCACGCCCGATACGGTGCCGCTGGTGGACGGCGTCGGTGAGGTGATCGCCCTGGGCGACGGCGTGACTCGCGCCGCGCTCGGCGATCGGGTCATGGGAACCTACTTCGTCGCCTGGAACGGCGGCCGGCAGACCCAGGCGCTGACCTCCCAGCAGTACGGCGCCAACCACAATGGCTGGCTCGCCAACTATGTGGTGCTGGAGGAGGATTCGGTCATGCAGGTGCCCGAGCACCTGACCGACGAGGAGGCCGCCGCGCTCACCTGCGCGGGACTGGTCGCCTGGGCGGCGCTGAGCAAGCCGGTTCCGGCCGGACCGGGGGAGACCGTGCTGACGGTCGGCACCGGCCCCGTGGGTCTGTTCGCGGTGCAGCACGCCAAAATGCTGGGCGCGCGGGTCATTTCGATCACCTCCTCACCGGACAAGGCGGAGCGGCTGCGCAAGCTCGGCGCCGACGAGGTCATCGACCGCAGGGTGACTCCGGATTGGGAGCACGCGGTGAACGATCTCACCGGTGGTGACGGTGTGGAGCATGTGGTCGAGGCGGTCGGCAAGGTCACGCTGCCCAAATCCCTTGCGGCAGCGGGTTACAACGCGAATGTCACGCTCATCGGCGCGTACCCGGCCCCGGCGGGGCAGCAGCAGGGTGATCCGCTGGGCGGCAAGTACCTGACCCTGCGCCGCATTGCGGTCGGCAGCCGGGCCGATTTCGAGGGTATGAACCGCGCCATTGCCGAGCACCGCATGCGGCCGGTCATCGACCGGATATTCCCGTTCGATCAGGCGGTCGAGGCCTACCGGTACTTCAATGAGGGCGACCCTTTCGGCAAGGTGGTCATCACGATCGCTTAATGTCGGAAATATGCGGATATTTCTGGCGGGCGCCAGCGGCGTCCTCGGCTCTCGGCTGGTCCCGCTGCTCATTGCGGCGGGACACGATGTGGCGGGTATGACCCGCTCTCCGGAGAAAGCGCAGCGGCTGGCCGCCGCCGGCGCGGAACCGGTGGTGTGCGATGTCTTCGATGCGGCGGCCCTGACCACCGCCGTCACCGAATATGCCCCCGAGTTGGTCATGCACCAGCTCACCGATCTGCCGGACGATCCGGCGCGACTGGCCGAGGGCCGCGCGGCCAATGCCCGCATTCGCCGGGAGGGCACCGCGAATCTGCTGGCCGCGGCCGAGGCGGTCGGCGTCACCCGGATCATCGCCCAGAGCGTGGCCTGGGAGATGACCGGCGAGGGTCAGGTCTCCAAGGAGTTCCTGGAGAAGTCGGTGCGCGCGGCCGGCGGTGTGGTGCTGCGCTACGGCCAGTTCTACGGCCCGGGCACGTACTACCCGGACGCCCCGCCCGAGCCGCCCCGCATCCACCTCGACGAGGCCGCCGCGCGCACCGCCCGCGCTCTCGATCTGGCGTCCGGACTGTACGAACTCACCGATGCCGAGGGACCGGAGTTCCTGCCGATCACCTAGCCCGGTTCCGCCGCAACTGTTGCGGCACGGACGAATTCGCGAATACGAACGCTGTTGTCGGCGGTCCGCCAGTGCAGTGCCCATCGCACCGGCGGGGCGTCGCGCAGCGGCAGATACGCCACATCGGGGCGCGGGTGATAGCGCCGGGCATGCGCGCCGATCGGCAGCACGCCCTGTCCCGCGCCGACGAGCGTGAGCTGTTCGGTGGCGGTGGCCGGGCCCTGCAGCACCGTGGTGTGCTCCAGGTCGGCGAATGTGACCGAACGGCGATGCGCCAAAGGATGATTCGCGGGCACCGCGACTATCCGGGCTTCCGAGACCAGTACCGGTCCGGCGGTGATGTCCGGTTCGGCCGACGTGACCGTATCCAGTGCGATATCGATATCGCCCGCCCGCAGCCACGGAAGCACCTGCGCGGGTTGGGCTTCCCGAATCCGCACGGCGCAGTCGGGTAGTTGCTCCTGGAACAGTTCCTTTGCGCGGCTGAGCAATTGGCTCGTCGCGGCGTCCACGAAAGCGACCTCCAGCGTCCCGCCGCGACCCCGCCCGGTATCGATGGTGTGCTGTACCGCAGCACCGATGCGATCCCACGCCGGGCGCAGTTCCGCATACAGCTCACGGCCCGCCGGTGTCGCCGTCACCCGCCTGCTGCTGCGATCGAAGAGCGGAACACCCAGTCGCCGTTCGAGTTTCGCGACCGTCTGGCTGACCCGGGCGGTCGAGAGGCGCAGCCGTTCGGCCGTCCGGCCGAAGTGCAGTTCCTCCACGAGGGTGAGGAAGACCTCGATTTCGTACCGCTCCAGCATGTGCTGCCTCCGCCGGGATCGTTAAGTAGTGCTTGACGATCGTTGCACATATTCGTATTGATGCCGCCGGTGCGCGGGCAGAAGGTGAAGTGGTCCGCACAACCTCAGGAGTCACCGTGTTCGTCACCGAGCCCTACGCCTTGTCCGCCCCCGCCGCCGAGACCGCCGAGGTGGTGCGGGAGCTGCGCGATCGCGCCGAGATCAGCGATGCCCTGTACCGCTTCGCGCTGGGTCAGGACCTGCGGGACAAGGAGCTGTTCGCCTCGTCCTTCACCGCCGACGCCGAACTCGATTTCCAGCCGACGGCCGTGAAGTGGGGTGGCGTCGCCCCGCTCATGACCGGCCGCGACTTCATTGTCGACACCATCCTCGGTGGCTTCGCCGGGCGTGTCGACACCACGCATCAGGTGACCAACACCCGCATCGCGATTACCGGCGATACCGCGCGACTCACCGCGCTCGTGGAGGCGCAGCATCTGCTCACCGCCGACCACGGCACCTTCGCCCTGCTGAAGAACCGATACGACGTCGAGCTGGTGCGCGAGGGTGCGCGGTGGCTCATGAGCCGGGTGCGCATCGAGAACGCATGGTTCACCGGCGATCCCACAGCGATCTTTTAGCTATCGAAAGAAATAGATACTGAGCTGCAATATTACGGTGTCATGTAGCCGGTTAATGTTCATGGCAAATCTGTGTAGCGTCCTGGAAGACGAGCTTTTCGGATCAGCAGGTCATCTGCTCGGTAATCGAAGGAGCTTCCCGTGGCGCCCGGCGCCGTCCGTGAGAGACCCGTAGCGAGAGACAACGACGGCACACCCGGTGTGGTGGAGACCGGCGAGATGTCCGCGCGCACACTGATATTGATGCTCGTACTGTCGCTCGGCCTGGTATTTCTCCTGGTAGGCGGCAGTCTGCGCGCCGGGTTCGACGGTAGCGGCGACGGCGCCGACAGTCCGGCCGCCCCCGGCTCCAGCTCGAAACAGCACCCCGCGAGCGCCGGGCCGCCGCCCCCGCCCGCACCTGCACCCGCCCCTGCCCCGGCGCCCGCGGCCGCGCCGCCGCCGCCCGCTCCGGAACCGCAGGCGCCCGCGCCCGCGCCGCAGCAGCAGGCGCCGCAGGCTCCCATCGCGCCGGTCGAGGTCGCTCCCGAGCCCGATCCGCCCGCCCCTGCCGCGCCGCCCCCACCGCCTCCGCCGCCGATCATCCCGGACATTCTGGCGCCGATCCTGCCGTTCCTGCTGCCACCGCCCCCGCCACCCCCGCCGCCGGCCCCGTAGCGGAGGTCACGGCCGGAATCCGAAGGAGGACAGCCATGCTCGACAGCGCACGCGAACCGCAGGAGGCGCACGAAGGCGATATCAACCCGCGTGCACTCGCGGTGGTCGCGGTCGTCTCGGGACTCATGGCGCTGGCCATCGGAGCCGGCATGCTGCTCACCGGTTCCGATGACAGCACAACCGCGGAGGTGCAGCCGGTGCACCGCGCGCCCGTGCAACACCACCCCCCGAAGCCCCACCTTCCCTCCGCACCGGCCGCCGCCGCGCCACCCGCCGGCGCGATCCCACCCGCCGCCGTAGCGCCGCCCGCCGCCCCAGCAGAGGCCGTGCTCCCCCCGGGAGCCCCGCATCCGGTCCAAGCCCCCGTCCTCGTGGCCCCAGAATTGTTCTCGCCGTACATGACTCGCGTCCCACCCCCACCCGCACCCGCACCGCCCGTGGCAGCCGCCACCCCCGCAGCGGTCCCGCCACCCGCACCCGCCCCTCCGCCCCCGCCCGCACCGTGAGCGCCCCCTACACCTGACCGCCACCTATGCGCAGACCGCAACCTGCGCGTAGTTCGGAGTCCGCGCCCCGACCGGAGCCCGCGTCGTGACTGGAGCCCGCGCTTTGTCCGGAGCCCGTGCCCTGACCGTGCGGGCTATAGCCCCGAAACGCCTGCGATCTGGCCGATTCCGTACGTGATCGCCATGGCCAGCGCGCCACCGATCACCACTCGCAGCACCGCGCGCGCCGCATTGCCGCCGCCGAGTCGTGCGCTCAAAGAGCCCGTGAGGGCGAGCGCCACCAGTACCGCCGCGAAGGTGACCGGGATTCGCCAGGAGGTGGGCGGCAGCAGAATCGCGAGCAGTGGCAGTAGCGCACCGACGGTGAAGGCGACGGCGGAGGACAGCGCCGCATGCCATGGATTGGTGAGTTCGCCGGGGTCCAAGCCCAATTCGACCTCGGCGTGCGCCTGGAACGCATCGTGTGCGGTGAGTTCCTCCGCCACGGTGCGCGCGGTCTCCGCGGACAGGCCCTTGCCCTCATAGATCTGGGTGAGTTCGGCGAGTTCGTACTCCGGCTCCTCGGCGAGCTCGCGCCTCTCCTTGGCCAGCAGCGCCTTCTCGGAATCGCGCTGCGTACTCACCGACACGTACTCACCCACGGCCATGGAGATCGCACCCGCGGTCAGCCCCGCGATACCGGCCGTGAGAATCGCGGACGATTCGGTGGTGGCCGCCGCGACGCCCACCACCAGCCCGGCGGTCGACACGATCCCGTCATTGGCCCCGAGCACCCCCGCCCGCAACCAGTTCAGCCGCGACGCGAGCCCCTCGGCATGCGGTTCGTGCGGATGCGGTTGCCCGTCCCCGGGGGCGGCGACGCTCGTATCGTCCACGAAAACCAGCCTAGGCCACGTGTTTCTGCCATAGGTCCGCCTCGCCGAGCGAGGCATGGCTCTCGTTTTGCGGCGTATGCGAACAATTTGCTGCAACGATGAGGGTCATGGTCCGTCTTGTCATTCGCCACTGGTCCGTCGTCATACCGCTCGTCGCCGCCCTGGTGCTGGCTGTTTCCTGGGGTCGCGATCTGGGTCCGATAGTGGTGACGCTGGTATCGGTGGCGCTGGTCGGAGCGGTGTTGTCGGCGGTGCAGCATGCGGAGGTGGTGGCGCACCGGGTCGGTGAGCCCTTCGGATCGCTCATCCTCGCGGTCGCGGTGACCATTATCGAGGTCGGCCTGATCGTCACGCTCATGATCTCGAGCGGTGACAAGGCGGCCTCGCTGGCGCGGGACACCGTATTCGCGGCGGTCATGATCACCTGCAACGGCATTCTGGGCCTGTCGCTGCTGGTGGCCGCGGCCCGGCGGCGGCTCGCGGTCTTCAATGCCGAGGGCACGGGCGGCGCGCTGGCCACGGTCGCGACCCTGGCCACGCTGAGTCTGGTGCTGCCGACCTTCACCACCAGCGAACCGGGCCCGGTGTTCTCGGGCGCGCAATTGATCTTCGCGGCGGTCGCCTCGCTGGTGCTCTACGGCGTTTTCGTCATGGTGCAGACGGTCCGGCACCCGGGTGACTTCCTCCCCGTGGAGGGCGGCGGCGAATCGGCCGAGGACGAGCACGACGAACTGCCCACCAAACGTCAGGCCCTGCGCAGCCTCGGCCTGCTGCTGGTGGCTCTCATCGGCGTGGTCGGCCTGGCCAAACTGGTCTCGCCGTCCATCGAATCCGGTATCGCCGCAGCCGGATTGCCCGCCTCGGCGGTGGGTGTGGTGATCGCCCTGCTGGTGCTGCTGCCGGAAACCATTGCGGCCGTGCGGGCGGCGCGGCGTGAGCGCGTGCAGATCAGCCTGAATCTGGCGCTGGGCTCGGCCATGGCGAGCATCGGCCTGACGATTCCGGCGATCGCGGTGGCCTCGATCTGGATCGAGGGGCCGCTCATGCTCGGGCTCGGGGCGACGCAGATGGTCCTGCTGGCGCTGACGGTCGTGGTCGGCGCGCTCACGGTGGTGCCCGGGCGCGCGACTCTGCTCCAGGGCTGTGTGCACCTGGTGTTGTTCTCGGCCTTCGTCTTTCTGGCGGTCAGTCCCTAGCCGGTCACGCGGTCCAGCGGTAGATCTGTCCGTCGCGCAGTTCGTAGCTGTCGGCGGGTTTGACGCCGCTGTGCCCGGAGAGCAGGGCCATGACCCGGGTGCGTCCGCGCGTGGTGACGCCGTCCTCGGTCCAATGCACGTAGGGATGTACCAGTTTGGCGAACGCAGTCCAGTCGTCGGCCTCGACGGCACACAGGACTGCCGACACGGTGTTGTCCACGGGCACAGTGAACACTCCGGCCGACCACAACACATCAGTACGGCGTAAAACCGCGCATCCCGGACCTTAAAAAACCGGACATTTCGTGTAGCTGCTAGTTCACTCGATTCACGTTTCGGTATGGCCGAACCCCGTACGGGCCATGCGCCAGAGGTTCGCCACGGGCGTGTCGCACGTCATATTGATAGCCGATCCGCTCTGATAACACGTTCTAGAACCGCAGGTCACATGCCAAATAATCCCGCTGAGCAGGATGGGAGGCGCATGTACCGATCGGTAACTTAGCGGCCTGGATCACACCTCGAACCGATTTGGTGTTACTCGAGGTAACCATTAGCTTTGAGGGCAGGCAGTGTTGCCGATCACGGAGAAGAAGATTTGAACCTCGTCCCCCGCCGTCGGCTTCGGCGTTTCGAAGAAGTAGTGCCGCAATGACCCGGACCATCCCGCGTACCTCTGCTGTCCGCACCAATGTCCGCATCGTTCGCGACAACTTCTCCGGCACCGCGGTGGCCTCGCTGCGCACCTTCGGCCGCGCGGCCGGCATTGCCCAGGAATCGGTAGCTGGCATCTTCACCGGCATCGCCCGCGGCACCTTCCAGTGGAAGGAAGCCATCCTGCAGGCGTGGCGGCTGATCACGGTCACCGCGATTCCCGCGATCCTGATGGCCATTCCGTTCGGT encodes the following:
- a CDS encoding calcium:proton antiporter; protein product: MVRLVIRHWSVVIPLVAALVLAVSWGRDLGPIVVTLVSVALVGAVLSAVQHAEVVAHRVGEPFGSLILAVAVTIIEVGLIVTLMISSGDKAASLARDTVFAAVMITCNGILGLSLLVAAARRRLAVFNAEGTGGALATVATLATLSLVLPTFTTSEPGPVFSGAQLIFAAVASLVLYGVFVMVQTVRHPGDFLPVEGGGESAEDEHDELPTKRQALRSLGLLLVALIGVVGLAKLVSPSIESGIAAAGLPASAVGVVIALLVLLPETIAAVRAARRERVQISLNLALGSAMASIGLTIPAIAVASIWIEGPLMLGLGATQMVLLALTVVVGALTVVPGRATLLQGCVHLVLFSAFVFLAVSP
- a CDS encoding nuclear transport factor 2 family protein, coding for MDNTVSAVLCAVEADDWTAFAKLVHPYVHWTEDGVTTRGRTRVMALLSGHSGVKPADSYELRDGQIYRWTA
- a CDS encoding nuclear transport factor 2 family protein; amino-acid sequence: MFVTEPYALSAPAAETAEVVRELRDRAEISDALYRFALGQDLRDKELFASSFTADAELDFQPTAVKWGGVAPLMTGRDFIVDTILGGFAGRVDTTHQVTNTRIAITGDTARLTALVEAQHLLTADHGTFALLKNRYDVELVREGARWLMSRVRIENAWFTGDPTAIF
- a CDS encoding VIT1/CCC1 transporter family protein, whose translation is MDDTSVAAPGDGQPHPHEPHAEGLASRLNWLRAGVLGANDGIVSTAGLVVGVAAATTESSAILTAGIAGLTAGAISMAVGEYVSVSTQRDSEKALLAKERRELAEEPEYELAELTQIYEGKGLSAETARTVAEELTAHDAFQAHAEVELGLDPGELTNPWHAALSSAVAFTVGALLPLLAILLPPTSWRIPVTFAAVLVALALTGSLSARLGGGNAARAVLRVVIGGALAMAITYGIGQIAGVSGL